The Fusarium oxysporum Fo47 chromosome II, complete sequence genome includes a region encoding these proteins:
- a CDS encoding branched-chain alpha-ketoacid dehydrogenase, giving the protein MIASSTRLIRRRGPAASTILRSWPCHTSYRCLSQWRGPRQSHWSHGGTRSRLVTRRSLHSPKVSDDEIATLARQHQHPLCLADLVRHGRPPLSSKSLLSSANFALSLLPVRLAHRIQALRNLPYIVVANPNISRIYNNYLHSLSILLPYWHATREGRPISNLEDEIRFTNVLAELVATHTDTIPILAKGFLECRRYISPEEVTKFLDQHLRARIGTRLIAEQHIALHFSSQPHFDPDASPTPCPDDPSYIGVIDTALRPAQIVESCAGFVADICELRYGVRPLLYIHGEPDTTFAFVPMHLEYIVTELLKNAFRATIENKSNEPVIVTIAPEPALTEEPSTTSWSNSSTKDSDLPSKDSRNATNNDAIVPLDDNAPGVTIRIRDRGGGIPPEVSPNIWSYSFTTFSDDMDDFPGDGNGGDGLSAISTASTGGSSIAGLGYGLPLSRAYAEYFGGGIAVQSLYGWGTDVYLRLKGVGNLGKK; this is encoded by the exons ATGATTGCTTCTTCCACCAGGTTAATAAGGCGGCGAGGGCCTGCAGCCTCTACTATTCTTCGATCTTGGCCCTGTCACACCTCATATCGATGCTTGTCTCAATGGAGGGGCCCTAGACAATCGCATTGGAGTCATGGAGGCACACGGAGCCGGCTGGTGACGAGACGGAGTTTACACTCCCCGAAAGTGTCGGATGATGAGATTGCGACACTGGctcgacaacatcaacatcctctgTGTCTCGCAGACCTCGTGAG ACACGGCCGGCCTCCTCTATCCTCCAAGTCCCTCCTCTCATCCGCCAATTTCgccctttctcttcttcccgTGCGCCTCGCCCATCGTATCCAAGCGCTTCGCAACCTTCCTTACATTGTCGTTGCGAACCCGAACATCTCACGTATATACAACAACTATCTCCATTCTTTATCGATACTCCTTCCATACTGGCACGCGACCCGTGAAGGACGACCAATCTCGAATCTCGAAGACGAGATACGCTTCACGAATGTACTGGCCGAGCTCGTTGCGACACACACCGATACTATCCCCATTCTTGCAAAGGGCTTCCTCGAATGTCGACGGTATATATCTCCCGAAGAGGTCACGAAATTCCTCGACCAGCACCTCCGCGCTCGAATCGGTACGCGCCTCATTGCGGAGCAGCATATTGCACTACATTTCAGTTCTCAGCCGCACTTTGACCCCGATGCTAGTCCAACACCGTGCCCTGATGATCCCTCGTACATTGGAGTCATCGACACAGCTCTTCGCCCTGCACAAATAGTAGAGTCATGTGCTGGCTTCGTCGCTGATATCTGTGAGCTTCGATATGGCGTCCGGCCTCTTCTCTATATTCATGGCGAGCCAGACACCACATTCGCATTTGTCCCTATGCACCTCGAGTACATAGTTACTGAACTGCTGAAAAATGCTTTCCGTGCTACAATTGAGAACAAGTCTAACGAACCTGTAATCGTCACGATCGCACCAGAGCCTGCATTGACTGAAGAGccctcaacaacatcttGGTCAAATTCATCGACCAAAGACAGCGATTTGCCCTCAAAGGACAGCCGAAACGCCACCAATAACGATGCGATAGTCCCTCTAGATGATAATGCTCCTGGAGTGACGATTCGTATTCGCGATCGTGGTGGCGGGATACCACCAGAGGTCAGCCCGAATATCTGGTCATACTCATTCACCACCTTCTCCGACGACATGGATGACTTCCCAGGAGATGGCAATGGTGGCGACGGTCTCAGTGCGATATCAACTGCCAGCACTGGTGGTAGTTCCATTGCAGGTCTGGGATACGGACTACCTCTGAGCAGGGCGTACGCCGAGTACTTTGGAGGTGGCATCGCGGTGCAGAGTCTATATGGATGGGGAACGGATGTATACCTACGATTAAAGGGCGTTGGAAACCTGGGTAAGAAGTAG
- a CDS encoding chitin synthase-domain-containing protein: MASRMSMYSMASEALGGGPQAAQVSTTTLLNAIHNIYLSSQPYQLDASTSLVVNTWLTAAQAGATVDATLAARAWEHARRRAEDGCVILGSLHQSTPSLLVPFLNTFPFAIPASIYKSLEALQPFLRCVTPYNASAPRQIALGVTLTLSLGGNVTGASLALSQGGIDTENGLLNIPAEAGYRAFDVFYYLLTSASTPAEREFLGLKSPSAYALLARSGTYEPPSYLITADDGAAADDFRQALKEIGIKGSAHRNFISTLAGLLKLGNTLDYDADSDDFEEICEDVSGLLGMEPEVLMQQLSTEDRRTLVGGLYEALVDWVISKANSAIAAQMLRIRDGDESIDGRGVRTPTSNEDGDTVSITVVEVPEPSIGRALAMRTIFDDTIGINAEMIEDGVEVHPVGSSVVREMQQAVSDVAPDLGIMTGPQGRDRQHDLEKREVILEKVAYGSEDDSFVKKLLFPVEGEGISLGRAGRFDLPALLSASRTWFHLSLHPTDDSPANLATLPAITSAWSAGTVSRQLRSWRLPEWANRRNRNLDYTADFDVDEFVGRYGALGCKDGKDGIETWMLERGWSNGEVFIGKERIWVREGPWWEAETMLDIKPAHSLQSMGQNPFTSGFDTSYSANPPNGSGFFPPPAMDNSLNGSNDQLMHTRNFSQGNMSQVTLNQHQNLNPQSAPSIAPSAMRNVQTTGDYGLGTKGDTYKGQVYYNEDGEFTGILDGELAKNKKIESKPLPFGRRAWIAFVWALTFWIPSPLLKFIGRMRRPDVRMAWREKFVLFFLIILINGMVVFWIIGFGKLLCPNANKAWNVKEVATHAEDEKSFWVAIHGKVYDITDFWQQQHSDTSIKVTKQNMLPLSGMVMDNYFMPPLNRACRGLGIKETTQLTFNDTITNPLAQHTSGFYTRDRTSALHDPDWYWKKFQPKIKEYYHGNLVWKKSKVKNEGENEQHMWATYGNEVYDLTDYLHTLDVNDNFDSYKFLNEDMVDLWKNSPGTNIKKDLDLLIANAKNETVSANLKNSWQCIQNIAYKGILDFRDSARCQVNNYLLLAFAIIICIVTAVKFLAALQFGSKRRPSPQDKFVICQVPVYTEGEDSLRKALDSLTALQYDNKRKLICVICDGVVVGQGNDRPTPKIVLDILGVDPKVDPPALPFKSVGSSSEQLNYGKVYSGLYEFEGNVVPYIVVVKVGKESEQSKAKPGNRGKRDSQILLMSFLNRVHHRAPMSPLELEMFHQVNNIIGVDPELYEYLLMVDADTCVEEDSLNRLVAACAHNAKIAGICGETALENDEKTWWTMIQVYEYFISHHLAKAFESLFGSVTCLPGCFTMYRLRSVDKGKPLIISDAVIKDYSVCDVDTLHKKNLLSLGEDRYLTTLMTKYFPEMSYKFIPDAQCKTAAPESWSVLLSQRRRWINSTIHNLVELMQLKELCGFCCFSMRFVVFIDLCGTIILPSTCVYIGYLIYILATGSGPIPYISLAMIGAVYGLQALIFILKRQWQHIGWMIIYILAFPIYSFILPLYSFWNQDNFSWGNTRIVIGEKGNKQVVAVDDEGFDPRSIPLQRWDDYALANNLPGRRGGYQEKTDYSYGDNYELDEIKSVYSAGPQGSVLTGMPGRNTYMPPQSPAFNNGRASTMGFQDSPMQHRQSMMSMGTGVHDMRSQSPYQDYPGQHPSVSNLRGQANLSPATGGGHSRSGTALGFSSGARSPMPDAMRSQSSFDFQHGHAGPNDMAIVESIRSVLCEVDLDTVTKKQVRALVEQRLQTELVGERRTFMDRQIDHELENM; encoded by the exons ATGGCCAGCCGAATGTCCATGTACTCGATGGCTTCAGAGGCCTTGGGTGGTGGTCCTCAAGCCGCCCAGGTGTCCACCACAACTCTCCTGAACGCCATCCACAACATCTACCTGTCTTCTCAGCCCTATCAACTCGATGCCAGCACCAGTCTAGTTGTCAACACATGGCTTACAGCTGCTCAGGCTGGAGCTACTGTTGATGCTACTCTCGCTGCTCGAGCATGGGAACATGCTAGACGCCGTGCTGAGGATGGCTGTGTGATCTTGGG ATCACTCCACCAGTCAACCCCTTCGTTGCTCGTGCCTTTCCTCAACACTTTCCCCTTCGCCATCCCTGCTTCCATCTACAAGTCTCTGGAAGCTTTACAACCGTTCCTCCGATGCGTTACTCCCTACAACGCTTCCGCTCCACGACAGATTGCTCTCGGAGTTACACTGACCTTGAGTTTGGGAGGAAATGTCACAGGCGCCTCTCTTGCTTTGTCCCAAGGTGGTATTGACACTGAGAACGGATTGCTCAACATCCCCGCCGAGGCTGGCTACCGTGCTTTTGATGTCTTTTACTACCTCCTCACATCAGCATCGACACCCGCCGAGCGAGAATTTTTAGGCCTCAAATCCCCTTCAGCGTACGCCCTACTGGCTCGCTCCGGTACCTATGAGCCACCATCTTACCTGATCACCGCCGACGATGGTGCTGCGGCCGATGACTTCCGTCAAGCCCTGAAGGAGATTGGCATCAAGGGTTCTGCCCACCGTAACTTCATTTCCACGCTTGCCGGTCTCCTCAAGCTTGGTAACACTCTCGACTACGATGCTGACTCAGACGATTTCGAGGAGATTTGCGAGGATGTTAGTGGTCTTCTTGGTATGGAACCAGAGGTGCTCATGCAGCAGCTGAGCACTGAGGACCGCCGAACACTTGTTGGTGGTTTGTACGAGGCTCTCGTCGACTGGGTGATTTCAAAGGCCAACAGCGCTATTGCTGCTCAGATGCTTCGCATTCGAGATGGCGACGAGTCCATCGATGGCCGCGGTGTGCGCACTCCCACTTCTAACGAGGATGGTGATACCGTCTCAATCACTGTTGTGGAAGTCCCCGAGCCTTCCATCGGCCGGGCCCTTGCTATGCGTACCATTTTCGATGACACCATTGGAATCAATGCTGAGATGATTGAGGATGGTGTCGAGGTCCACCCCGTTGGATCTTCTGTGGTTCGTGAGATGCAACAAGCCGTTTCTGATGTCGCACCTGATCTGGGTATCATGACTGGCCCCCAGGGAAGGGACCGTCAacatgatcttgagaagcgaGAGGTCATTTTGGAGAAGGTTGCGTATGGATCCGAAGATGACAGTTTCGTGAAGAAGCTGTTGTTCCCTGTCGAGGGTGAAGGAATCAGCCTTGGTCGCGCGGGTCGTTTCGATCTGCCTGCACTTCTGAGCGCCAGCCGTACTTGGTTTCATCTTTCCCTTCATCCTACGGATGACTCTCCTGCCAACTTGGCTACTCTCCCTGCCATCACTTCGGCATGGTCAGCTGGCACAGTCTCCCGCCAGCTTCGCTCATGGAGACTTCCCGAGTGGGCTAACCGCCGCAACCGCAACCTTGATTACACAGCCGACTTCGACGTCGACGAATTCGTTGGTCGATACGGCGCTCTCGGTtgcaaggatggcaaggacGGCATCGAGACCTGGATGCTGGAGAGAGGCTGGAGCAATGGCGAAGTCTTCATTGGCAAGGAGCGAATCTGGGTTCGCGAAGGTCCTTGGTGGGAGGCAGAGACCATGCTTGATATCAAGCCCGCTCACAGCCTTCAGAGCATGGGCCAAAATCCTTTCACTTCTGGCTTTGACACAAGTTATTCAGCCAACCCTCCCAATGGCAGCGGTTTCTTCCCTCCTCCTGCTATGGACAACAGCTTGAATGGAAGCAATGATCAGCTGATGCACACTCGCAACTTCAGCCAAGGCAACATGAGCCAGGTTACCTTGAACCAGCATCAGAACCTCAACCCCCAATCAGCGCCCTCAATTGCCCCCTCAGCTATGCGCAACGTCCAGACCACAGGTGACTACGGTCTCGGTACCAAGGGTGACACATACAAGGGTCAAGTCTATTACAACGAGGACGGTGAGTTCACGGGAATTTTGGATGGCGAACttgccaagaacaagaagatcgagtCTAAGCCTCTGCCTTTCGGTCGTCGGGCTTGGATTGCTTTCGTTTGGGCCCTGACTTTCTGGATTCCCTCGCCTCTGCTCAAGTTCATTGGCCGTATGCGACGACCCGATGTTCGCATGGCTTGGCGTGAGAAGTTtgttctcttcttcctgatTATTCTTATCAACGGTATGGTCGTTTTCTGGATTATCGGTTTCGGAAAGCTCTTGTGCCCCAATGCAAACAAGGCATGGAATGTCAAGGAGGTCGCTACTCACGCAGAGGACGAAAAGTCCTTCTGGGTAGCCATTCACGGCAAGGTCTACGATATCACCGATTTCTGGCAACAACAGCACAGTGATACCAGCATCAAGGTCACCAAGCAAAACATGCTGCCTCTTTCTGGTATGGTCATGGATAACTACTTCATGCCTCCCCTGAACAGGGCTTGCAGAGGCCTTGGTATCAAGGAGACCACACAGCTCACCTTCAAcgacaccatcaccaacccCCTGGCCCAGCACACTTCCGGCTTTTATACCCGTGATCGTACCAGCGCTCTTCATGATCCCGACTGGTACTGGAAGAAGTTCCAAcccaagatcaaggaatACTACCATGGCAATCTCGtatggaagaagagcaaggtCAAGAACGAGGGTGAAAACGAGCAGCACATGTGGGCCACCTATGGCAACGAAGTGTATGATCTCACCGATTACTTACATACTCTCGACGTCAACGACAACTTCGATTCGTACAAGTTCCTTAACGAAGATATGGTAGATCTGTGGAAGAACAGCCCTGGaaccaacatcaagaaggatcTCGACCTGCTCATCGCCAACGCAAAGAACGAGACTGTCAGTGCCAACCTTAAGAACAGTTGGCAGTGCATTCAGAACATTGCATACAAGGGCATCCTTGATTTCCGTGATTCTGCACGATGCCAGGTCAACAACTACCTTCTTCTGGCTTTCGCTATCATCATTTGTATCGTTACCGCCGTCAAGTTCCTTGCTGCCCTTCAATTCGGATCCAAGCGACGTCCTTCACCTCAGGATAAGTTTGTCATCTGCCAAGTCCCTGTCTACACTGAGGGTGAAGATTCTCTCCGAAAGGCTCTCGATTCATTGACTGCCCTCCAGTACGACAACAAGCGCAAGCTCATCTGTGTCATTTgcgatggtgttgtcgtTGGTCAAGGTAATGATCGTCCCACCCCCAAGATTGTTCTCGAcattcttggtgttgatccCAAGGTTGATCCTCCTGCCCTTCCTTTCAAGTCTGTCGGCTCTAGCAGTGAGCAACTCAACTACGGCAAGGTTTACTCTGGTCTCTACGAGTTTGAGGGCAACGTTGTTCCCTacatcgtcgtcgtcaaggTTGGAAAGGAGTCTGAGCAGTCCAAGGCTAAGCCTGGTAACCGTGGCAAGCGTGATTCTCAGATTCTGCTCATGAGCTTCCTCAACCGTGTCCACCACCGAGCACCCATGTCTCCCCTCGAGCTTGAAATGTTCCATcaagtcaacaacatcattggTGTGGATCCTGAGCTTTATGAGTATCTTCTCATGGTCGATGCCGATACCTGTGTCGAGGAAGACTCGCTCAACCGTCTCGTTGCTGCTTGTGCTCACAACGCTAAGATTGCTGGCATTTGTGGTGAAACTGCCCTGGAGAACGATGAAAAGACTTGGTGGACCATGATCCAGGTTTACGAATACTTTatctctcatcatcttgcaAAGGCCTTCGAATCTTTGTTTGGCAGTGTTACCTGTTTGCCTGGATG TTTCACCATGTACCGTCTCCGAAGCGTTGACAAGGGCAAGCCTCTCATCATTTCTGATGCTGTTATCAAGGACTACAGTGTTTGCGATGTCGATACCCTCCACAAGAAGAACCTTTTGTCTCTGGGTGAGGATCGTTATCTCACCACCCTGATGACCAAATACTTCCCTGAGATGTCTTACAAGTTCATTCCCGATGCCCAGTGTAAGACTGCTGCTCCCGAGTCATGGAGTGTTCTGTTGTCTCAACGTCGACGATGGATCAACTCGACCATTCACAACCTGGTTGAACTTATGCAACTGAAGGAGCTCTGTGGTTTCTGCTGTTTCAGTATGCGCTTCGTTGTGTTTATTGATCTTTGCGGTACCATTATTCTCCCCTCAACCTGTGTCTACATTGGTTACCTCATCTACATTCTGGCCACCGGCTCTGGACCCATTCCATACATCTCACTTGCTATGATTGGTGCTGTTTATGGTCTTCAGGCTCTTATCTTTATTCTCAAGAGACAGTGGCAGCACATTGGGTGGATGATCATCTACATCCTTGCTTTCCCTATCTACTCCTTCATCCTTCCCCTCTACTCCTTCTGGAACCAGGACAACTTCTCGTGGGGTAACACCCGTATCGTCATTGGAGAGAAGGGCAACAAGCAGGTTGtcgctgttgatgatgaaggctTCGACCCCCGCTCTATTCCTCTGCAGCGCTGGGACGACTACGCTCTTGCTAACAACCTGCCTGGACGTCGTGGTGGATACCAGGAGAAGACTGACTACTCCTACGGTGACAACTAtgagcttgacgagatcAAATCTGTGTACTCTGCTGGTCCTCAGGGCTCTGTCTTGACCGGCATGCCTGGCCGCAACACCTACATGCCTCCTCAGTCCCCCGCCTTCAACAACGGTCGCGCATCGACCATGGGCTTCCAAGATTCTCCCATGCAGCATCGCCAGTCGATGATGTCTATGGGCACAGGTGTTCATGATATGCGCAGCCAGTCACCATACCAGGACTACCCTGGCCAACATCCCAGCGTAAGCAACCTCCGTGGACAGGCCAATCTTTCACCCGCCACTGGCGGTGGACATAGCCGATCTGGCACTGCTCTGGGCTTCAGCAGTGGTGCTCGATCTCCCATGCCGGATGCCATGCGATCGCAGTCATCGTTCGACTTCCAGCATGGCCACGCTGGGCCCAACGACATGGCTATCGTCGAGTCTATTCGCTCAGTTCTGTGCGAGGTTGACCTCGACACTGTGACCAAGAAGCAAGTCCGCGCTCTAGTAGAACAGCGTCTTCAGACTGAGCTTGTTGGTGAGCGCCGAACATTTATGGATCGACAGATCGACCACGAGCTGGAGAACATGTAA